The sequence below is a genomic window from Rhodanobacteraceae bacterium.
CGCTCGCGATGACGCGCCTCGATCAACTTGGCGAGTTCGCCGAGGAAGGCGATATCCGGCCCCGGAAACTCGCCGAAGCAGGTCGTGGTGCCGTTGTGGCAGGTCGGCCCCTGCGGCCGCGCCAGCACCAGCAGCGTGTCTGCATCGCAGTCCACCGCCACCGACACCAGCGCCAGGAAATGCCCGCTGCTTTCGCCCTTGGTCCACAGGCGCTGCTTGCTGCGGCTGTAGAAGGTCACATGGCCGCTGCGCCTGGTCTGCGCCAGCGCTTCCTCGTTCATGTAGCCGAGCATCAGCACCAGGCCGCTGTCGGCGTCCTGCACGATCGCGGGGATCAGGCCTTTGGACCAGTCGGGGGTGGTGGCGGGGGTGGTCATGAGGCCGGATCTCGAGTGGGGGGTGGGGGTGGGGGGGGTTTGGGCAGCAGCCGCACGCCGCAGCCTGTGAGAGTTCCGGTGCCCCCGCCCGGTGCGCTTGTTCGCGCATCGAACCGTGACTCTCGCAAGATCGCGGCTGGCAGGGGGGGGGCAGCTCCCCCCCCGCCTTGCTCCGCTCCTTTGCGTCCCTTGGCCCCACGGTCGCGTTCCGGGGCTGAAAATTTGGAATCAACACCTTGGGCATGTTCGGTCGGCGGGCTTTCACCGGCCGTCGCCAAGAGATCAAGGCTTCGGGTTCCCGTTGCTGCCCACAACCCACAACCCAGAACCCAGAACCCAGAACCCAGAACCGAACTGGCCAAACAACCCTCCCGTCAAGGACGGATCTCGATTCCGCGCTCGATCAACGCCCGCTTCAAGTCCGGGATCGCGATGGCCCCCGAGTGGAACACGCTGGCCGCCAGCGCGCCATCGACATCCGCCTGTTCGAACACATCGGCGAAGTGCTCGACGGCACCCGCGCCACCGGAAGCAATCAGCGGCACCTTGCACAGCGCGCGCA
It includes:
- a CDS encoding bifunctional phosphoribosyl-AMP cyclohydrolase/phosphoribosyl-ATP diphosphatase HisIE; amino-acid sequence: MTTPATTPDWSKGLIPAIVQDADSGLVLMLGYMNEEALAQTRRSGHVTFYSRSKQRLWTKGESSGHFLALVSVAVDCDADTLLVLARPQGPTCHNGTTTCFGEFPGPDIAFLGELAKLIEARHRERPAGSYTTKLFDAGTRRIAQKVGEEGVETALAAVAQDADALLGEAADLIYHLTVLLRDKSLGLADVAAKLRERHR